Sequence from the Natronomonas marina genome:
GAGCCGTAGGCGCACGCTCGTCCGGCGGCAGTCCCCGTCAGCGCCGTTCGGTGTAGTTTCGGACCACCGCCGCCTCCGCCTTCCGGACCAGTTCGCCGGCCGTACTCGTCGAGCAGTCCAGAACGGCCGCGACGTCCGCGACCGTTCCCTCGCGGGGTATCTCGTAGTAACCGAGCGACACCGCCGCCTCCAGGGCCGCTCGCTGTCGGTCGGTGAGCGACGACGGCGAGTGCGTCCGCTCGAACTCCCGAACCCGTTCGATGGTGGGTTCGCCGAGGTCGGACAGTTCCCCGTAGAACGCGCTGAGCGCCGTCGCCTCGCCGACTGCCTCGAACCGTACCTCCCCCGTGTCGAGGAAGACGACCGGCGGCAGGAATATCGCCCGCGACTCCGCGACCAGGTCCAGCAACGCGGCCGGCAGTTCGTAGTCGCGCTGCCGGAGGAACGCGTAGGTCCCGTCGACGTCCTCGACGAACTCGGTGACGAGCAGCGAGTCGACCGCCTCGACCGCCCGTTCCGTCGCCTCCCGCCCGCCGTCACACCACAGTAGCGTCGTCGCGTCCTCGGTCGGACTCCACATCAGAAGCTCCGCCCGCCCGAGCGACGGCACCTCCGTGAGTCGCCGCTGGATGGGATGGACGAACCGGTCGGGGTAGGTCACGGAGAACTCGGCCCGTTTCATGCCACGGTCGAGCAAGCGTTCGTCCGACCGCCACATCAATCGACGGGTTCGCCGGCGCCTCGCCCGGAACGCCGCTGTCGGCGGTTCGTGATCGGAGGACGGTGACCGTCCACGCGGCGCTACCGTACCTGTTCCGCCAGGACGTCGGGGACGCTCCGGAGCAGCGTCCGGAGGTGGTCCGCGTCCTTGAGGACGTGCAGTTCGGCGCCGGGGACCCGCGATTCGAACTGCCGGACGCCCGAGAGCGGCACGTTCGTGTCGTCGTCCCCGTGCCAGAACCGCACCGGTGCGTCTATCGCCTCGAAATCGATGCCCCAGTCCGTCGTCGTCTCCCGGAACTCCCGGACAGCACCGCTGCGGTGGCGGGCGAACGCCTCGAGGAAGTCGGCGACGACGACCGCCGCGACGTCGTCGGCTACCGCCCCGGCACCGTCCGCCGTGTACTGCCCGACGACGAACGAGGGGTCGAGCCGCTCGGCGAGCCACGCCTGTCCGCGGAAGAGACCGCCGAGGACGGACGGCGCGTCCCTGGCCAGTCCCCCGAGAAGCCGCTGTACAGCGGGCGTCTCCTCGCCCACGTCGGGCGGCGTCGCTCCGGCGACGATATCGACCCGGTCGATGCGGTCCGGCCGCGTCGCCGCCGTCGCCAGCGCGTAGGGGGCACCGCCGGAGAACGCCACCGCCCCGGCGGTCGCTGCGCCGACGTCGTCCAGCACCGCCTCGACGACCGCCCCCGCGTCGGCCACCGAGTGCGCCGGCCAGGGGTCCGAGCGCCCGTATCCGGGGCGGTCGACCGCGAGCAACCGGACCCCCCGCTCGCGGGCAGTCGTCTCGAACAGCGACGCCAGCCGACGGGACCCCGGCGTTCCGTGGAAGAAGACCACGGGGTCGCCGTCGGCGCGGCCGTACTCCGCGTAGGCGAGCCGTCGCTCTCCCTCCAGGGCGACGGTTCGGGCGTCGTCCTGTGCCGGTACTCCTCGGGACGGACCTGACGTCCGGGTTGCCATCGGTAGACGCTACTCGGCCGGACAGAGAATAAATATCGACGGATTCATCCGGCAGTTTATAACTTGCCGGGTCGATCGGGCCGCCCGCCCCCGGTCGCCCGAACGAACGCCGGCCGGACGCGTCGCGCCGCCCCGGACCGACAGTTCTATGCGCTGTCACGACACGCGGGGTAGTATGGAGCGCCGCCGCCGCATCCAGGTCCTCGCAGCCGTCGTCCTCCTCTCGGTTTCCCTGCTCGGGGTGCAGGCGCTGACCGCGAGCGAGTCGCGCCCCATCCCCGACGCCGAGGAAGGGGCCGTCTATCCCGGCCACACGCTCGTGGCCACCCAGTCGTACGACGGGTTTCGAAACGACAACGGTGACGTCCGTCTCGTCTCCCCCAAGGGTGAGACGGTCTGGACGTACGACCCGCCGAACGCGTGGGTGTTCGACGCCGAACTCACCGAGAACGGGACGGTGCTGGTCGCCATGGGCGAAAGCGCCCAGGCGCCCGGCGTCGAGTGCCCCGAGAAGTACGGCGGGACGCCCGAGGAGGGGACACCCGGGCCCTTCCGCTGTGTCCACAACCGCGTCGTCGAAGTCGACTTCGAGACCAAGGACGTCGTCTGGGAGTACGCCTGGTACGACGCCTTCCCGACCCACCACGAGGTCCACGACGCCGACCGCCTCCCCAACGGCGAGACGGCCATCGTCGACATGGGCAACGACCGCGCGTTCACGGTCGACCAGTCGGGCGACATCACCTGGGAGTGGAACGCCACCAACTACATCTCCGAGGGGACGCCGTTCTGGGAGGAACACGTCCCCGGGGACAGCCAAGACGAGTTCCGCCGACAGGGTCCCGAGTCCGACTGGACCCACATGAACGACATCGATGGCCTGGAGAACGGTAACCTCCTGCTGTCGATCCGCAACTTCGACGTGCTGCTGGAGGTCGACCCCGACACCGACGAGATAGCGAACGTCGTCGGCGAACCCGGCAACCACACGGTGATGAACGAGCAGCACAACCCGATGTACGTCGAGGGCGGGACGGTGCTCATCGCCGACAGTTCCCACGGCGGTCCCACCGGCGCCGACCGCGTCGTCGAGGTCGACGCCGAGACCGACGAGATCGTCTGGGTCTACGACGGCACCGGCTCCGGCAAGAAGCTCCAGTGGCCCCGCGACGCCGACCGCCTCCCGAACGGCAACACGCTGATAACGGACTCCCGGAACAACCGGGTGCTGGAGATCGACGAGAACGGCTCGGTCGTCTGGCGGTACTCCCTGGCCGAACAGGGCGGTATCGTCTACGAGGCCGACCGGGTCTCCCGTCCCGAGGCCGCGACCTACCTCCCCGAGGAGTACGCCGAGGTCCCCTCCGGCCGGAACCTCGAGGGGCGGTCCAGTGCCAACACCATCGCCGAGGCCCGGTCGGTCGTCGGCTCGTGGGCCGGACTCGTTTTCCCCTTCTGGGTCGGCGCCTTCGAGATCTTCCTCCTCGTGGTTGGCTCGCTCGGCGTCATCGGGCTCGGTGTCGAGGGGCTACTCGCCCGTCGGTAGCGGCTCTTCGACGGAGTTCCTCGCTCGCTTCGCTCGCATCCACGCCTGCCGGAGGTGATCGGCACGCCGGCCTCCCGCGACCGATTCACACCTTGACCCCGACGACGGTCATCCCGAAGCCGTACTCGACGGGGCGGGCGTCGAGCCCGGCGCGGTCGATGCCTTCCTCCAGTTCCGCGGCGGTCAGGAATTGCGAGTCGAAGCCGACCAGTCGTTCGCTCCGTGCGAGCCACCGCCCCCGGCGCGTCGAGCGGTCGAACTCGCGGACGACGAGGACGCCGCCCGGCGCCAGCACCCGGGCGGCCTCCGCGAGCGCCGCCGCCTGGTCCGGGAAGTGATGGAGCGCGTCGACGACGAGCACGGCATCGACCGACTCGTCCGCCAGGGGAAGCGCTTCCCCGCTGCCCTGCACCGTCTCCAGGCCGCGCGCCCGGGCCCGTTCGAGCATCCCGCGGGCGGGGTCGACCACCGCGGCACCGACCTCCCGTGCGACCCGGCCGGAACCGCCGCCGACCTCGACGCAGCGCTCGAGTTCGCGGTCGGCACAGGCCAGTCCCTTCCGGAGGGCCGTCCGGTCGGCCGCCGGCATGAACAGGTCGTAGACCGGCGCGAAGACGTCGAAGGCTGCCACGTCCCATCGCATACCCGGAGGCTCGGGCGCCGGGCATAACACCGTTGCCCCCCAACCCGCGGTATGGAGCGTCTCCTCGTCGGGTGGCCACCGGACGGGCCGACCCTCAGATTGGACCACCGGCGGTTCAGCTACGCCGGCAAGTTCGTCATGTCGAACACGGGGAAGGCGGTCGTCCGCGACGCGAGCGAGACCACCGACGGCGAGTACGACGACGCGGTCCTGGCTGCCGTCGCGTTCAACGAGGACCGGACCGACCCGGCGACGCTTTGGCTCCGCTACGTGACCGTCCGGGCCGACCGCCGCGGGGAGGGACTCGGTCCGCGGCTCTGTGCGTTCGTCGTCGACCGAGCGGCCGACCGCGGTTACGAGCGGGTCCGCATCGCGGTCAACAACCCCTTCGCCTACGAGGCGCTGTACCGCGCGGGCTTCGCCTACACGGGCGAGGAGACGGGGCTGGCGGAACTCGTCTTGGAGCGGCCGGCCGGCGAGCCCGCGCCCCGGTCGGCCGAGAGCTACCGGCGCGGCCTGGAGTCGT
This genomic interval carries:
- a CDS encoding helix-turn-helix domain-containing protein, encoding MKRAEFSVTYPDRFVHPIQRRLTEVPSLGRAELLMWSPTEDATTLLWCDGGREATERAVEAVDSLLVTEFVEDVDGTYAFLRQRDYELPAALLDLVAESRAIFLPPVVFLDTGEVRFEAVGEATALSAFYGELSDLGEPTIERVREFERTHSPSSLTDRQRAALEAAVSLGYYEIPREGTVADVAAVLDCSTSTAGELVRKAEAAVVRNYTERR
- a CDS encoding alpha/beta fold hydrolase produces the protein MATRTSGPSRGVPAQDDARTVALEGERRLAYAEYGRADGDPVVFFHGTPGSRRLASLFETTARERGVRLLAVDRPGYGRSDPWPAHSVADAGAVVEAVLDDVGAATAGAVAFSGGAPYALATAATRPDRIDRVDIVAGATPPDVGEETPAVQRLLGGLARDAPSVLGGLFRGQAWLAERLDPSFVVGQYTADGAGAVADDVAAVVVADFLEAFARHRSGAVREFRETTTDWGIDFEAIDAPVRFWHGDDDTNVPLSGVRQFESRVPGAELHVLKDADHLRTLLRSVPDVLAEQVR
- a CDS encoding aryl-sulfate sulfotransferase, encoding MERRRRIQVLAAVVLLSVSLLGVQALTASESRPIPDAEEGAVYPGHTLVATQSYDGFRNDNGDVRLVSPKGETVWTYDPPNAWVFDAELTENGTVLVAMGESAQAPGVECPEKYGGTPEEGTPGPFRCVHNRVVEVDFETKDVVWEYAWYDAFPTHHEVHDADRLPNGETAIVDMGNDRAFTVDQSGDITWEWNATNYISEGTPFWEEHVPGDSQDEFRRQGPESDWTHMNDIDGLENGNLLLSIRNFDVLLEVDPDTDEIANVVGEPGNHTVMNEQHNPMYVEGGTVLIADSSHGGPTGADRVVEVDAETDEIVWVYDGTGSGKKLQWPRDADRLPNGNTLITDSRNNRVLEIDENGSVVWRYSLAEQGGIVYEADRVSRPEAATYLPEEYAEVPSGRNLEGRSSANTIAEARSVVGSWAGLVFPFWVGAFEIFLLVVGSLGVIGLGVEGLLARR
- a CDS encoding class I SAM-dependent methyltransferase, which encodes MRWDVAAFDVFAPVYDLFMPAADRTALRKGLACADRELERCVEVGGGSGRVAREVGAAVVDPARGMLERARARGLETVQGSGEALPLADESVDAVLVVDALHHFPDQAAALAEAARVLAPGGVLVVREFDRSTRRGRWLARSERLVGFDSQFLTAAELEEGIDRAGLDARPVEYGFGMTVVGVKV
- a CDS encoding GNAT family N-acetyltransferase; protein product: MERLLVGWPPDGPTLRLDHRRFSYAGKFVMSNTGKAVVRDASETTDGEYDDAVLAAVAFNEDRTDPATLWLRYVTVRADRRGEGLGPRLCAFVVDRAADRGYERVRIAVNNPFAYEALYRAGFAYTGEETGLAELVLERPAGEPAPRSAESYRRGLESFRARDLSADERAFLRRKAGARPPPLA